The Micromonospora sp. NBC_01740 genome includes a window with the following:
- a CDS encoding type IV toxin-antitoxin system AbiEi family antitoxin domain-containing protein: MKSADGSEAENTPLQGLPATFTYSQALEAGLSEWQLYRLRDRGLVERVGRGLYRRPDAEAADIDLIEVASRAPSATLCLVTALARHGLTDEIPSRIDVALPRGQHRPATTSPVAWHWFDPATFQIGRTELRLDPETSIGLYNPERSILDAVRLRHQEGPELAYASLRRWLRRRGASPSALLTMARHFPKAERPLREALEILL, encoded by the coding sequence GTGAAGTCGGCGGACGGGTCGGAGGCTGAGAACACGCCGCTGCAAGGGCTCCCGGCGACCTTCACCTATTCCCAAGCCCTCGAAGCCGGCCTTTCCGAGTGGCAGTTGTACCGGCTGCGCGATCGAGGGCTCGTTGAACGTGTCGGCAGAGGTCTCTATCGGCGACCTGATGCCGAGGCGGCGGACATCGATCTGATCGAAGTCGCCAGTCGCGCTCCGTCAGCCACGCTATGCCTGGTCACGGCCCTTGCCCGGCACGGTCTTACTGATGAAATCCCCTCTCGCATCGACGTCGCGCTACCTCGCGGGCAGCATCGACCTGCCACCACCTCGCCGGTCGCCTGGCACTGGTTCGACCCGGCCACGTTCCAGATCGGTCGGACCGAGCTGCGACTGGATCCGGAGACCTCGATCGGGCTCTACAACCCTGAGCGCAGCATCCTCGATGCCGTCCGCCTGCGGCACCAGGAAGGGCCGGAACTGGCGTACGCGTCGCTGAGGCGCTGGCTGCGGCGGCGCGGCGCATCGCCGTCGGCGCTGCTGACGATGGCTCGGCACTTCCCCAAGGCCGAGCGCCCCCTTCGAGAGGCGCTGGAGATCCTGCTGTGA
- the proC gene encoding pyrroline-5-carboxylate reductase, whose protein sequence is MAGSVHTVAVIGAGKIGELMLSGLLRSGWPVDRLLATARRPARAEELTARYGIRVVDNLTAVAEAEVLAVSVKPQDAATLLDEIGPKVPADKLVISLCAGLPTSFFNRRLPEGTPVVRVMTNTPALVDQAMTAISAGAHATGTHLALAEEMFKPLGSTVRVPESQQDAVTALSGSGPAYFYLLVEAMIDAGILLGLPRQVAHELIVQTAIGSAVMLRDSGEHPVKLREAVTSPAGTTISAVRELEKHGVRAALLAALEAARDRARELAAQAD, encoded by the coding sequence ATGGCGGGTTCGGTGCACACGGTCGCGGTCATCGGGGCCGGCAAGATCGGCGAGCTGATGCTCTCCGGACTGTTGCGGTCGGGCTGGCCCGTCGACCGGCTGCTCGCCACCGCCCGCCGGCCCGCCCGCGCCGAGGAGCTGACCGCCCGCTACGGGATCCGGGTGGTCGACAACCTCACCGCCGTGGCCGAGGCGGAGGTGCTCGCCGTCTCCGTCAAGCCGCAGGACGCGGCGACGCTGCTGGACGAGATCGGGCCGAAGGTGCCCGCCGACAAGCTGGTCATCTCCCTCTGCGCCGGCCTGCCGACCAGCTTCTTCAACCGCCGGCTGCCCGAGGGCACGCCCGTGGTGCGGGTGATGACCAACACCCCGGCCCTGGTCGACCAGGCGATGACGGCGATCTCCGCCGGCGCCCACGCCACCGGCACGCACCTGGCGCTGGCCGAGGAGATGTTCAAGCCGCTGGGTTCGACCGTCCGGGTGCCCGAGTCCCAGCAGGACGCGGTGACCGCCCTCTCCGGCTCCGGGCCGGCGTACTTCTACCTGCTGGTCGAGGCGATGATCGACGCCGGCATCCTGCTCGGCCTGCCCCGGCAGGTCGCGCACGAGCTGATCGTGCAGACCGCCATCGGCTCGGCCGTGATGCTGCGCGACTCCGGCGAGCACCCGGTGAAGCTGCGCGAGGCGGTCACCTCACCGGCCGGCACCACCATCTCCGCCGTACGCGAGCTGGAGAAGCACGGCGTACGCGCGGCGCTGCTCGCCGCGCTGGAGGCGGCCCGGGACCGGGCACGCGAACTGGCCGCCCAGGCGGACTGA